One Lycium barbarum isolate Lr01 chromosome 5, ASM1917538v2, whole genome shotgun sequence genomic window carries:
- the LOC132641905 gene encoding transcription factor bHLH49-like, protein MDIASKNESEQEKRNEEVSMNYQSPNISSEWQLSGSNLTNASMGIMNPSSTNQMVDSFCTTTWDQSTNSPNLGFCDANVQINPSTTNPLGTLGPSWTPSNPMLKGGMFPPPGPVMLPQFPADSGFIERAARFSCFSGGNFGDMMNPFSIPESMNPYHRGPAPMQGPQEVLACNGLKSPQKQHLSNVDTEKSPLKNEKKSESFARSQDEAKEVVGVSGNESDEAGCSGRREETEGAGEESYGKNIGSKKRKRGGQDTEPAKDQIEIQKGEQNPNSISIKPGGKNGKQGSQFSDPTKEEYIHVRARRGQATNSHSLAERIRREKISERMKYLQDLVPGCNKVTGKAVMLDEIINYVQSLQRQVEFLSMKLATVNPRLDFNIDGLLSKDILQSRAGPSSSLAFPPDMTMPYPPLHPSQAGILQSGLPGYGIPNDAFRRAINPHLATTSCGPGDYKDPSSQAPNVWDNELHNVVQMGLNSSAPLSSQDLSGSLSSGQMKAES, encoded by the exons ATGGATATAGCAAGCAAGAATGAGAGTGAACAAGAAAAGAGGAATGAAGAAGTCTCAATGAACTATCAGTCACCAAATATTTCTTCAGAATGGCAATTAAGTGGTAGCAATTTGACAAATGCATCTATGGGAATAATGAATCCTAGTAGTACCAATCAGATGGTTGATTCATTTTGCACTACTACTTGGGATCAATCTACCAATTCACCAAACTTAGGTTTCTGTGATGCTAATGTTCAAATAAATCCTAGCACTACAAATCCACTAGGAACACTGGGTCCTAGTTGGACTCCATCAAATCCGATGTTGAAAGGGGGCATGTTTCCACCTCCCGGTCCGGTGATGCTTCCGCAGTTTCCGGCTGATTCAGGTTTTATTGAAAGAGCTGCAAGGTTTTCTTGCTTTAGTGGAGGGAACTTTGGTGACATGATGAACCCTTTTAGCATCCCTGAGTCGATGAATCCGTATCATAGGGGACCAGCACCAATGCAAGGTCCTCAAGAGGTTTTGGCATGTAATGGTTTGAAATCACCTCAGAAGCAGCACTTGAGTAATGTGGACACTGAGAAAAGCCCCCTCAAGAATGAGAAAAAGAGTGAAAGTTTTGCTAGGTCTCAGGATGAAGCAAAAGAAGTTGTTGGAGTCTCTGGTAATGAGTCTGATGAAGCTGGATGTAGTGGCCGTCGAGAAGAAACAGAGGGTGCTGGTGAGGAGTCTTATGGAAAGAATATCGGctcaaagaaaaggaaaagaggcGGTCAG GATACTGAACCTGCTAAGGATCAAATTGAAATTCAGAAAGGGGAGCAAAACCCGAATTCAATTTCTATCAAGCCTGGTGGAAAGAATGGTAAACAGGGGTCTCAATTTTCAGATCCAACGAAAGAAGAATATATACACGTTCGAGCTCGAAGAGGCCAGGCAACAAATAGCCATAGTCTTGCAGAAAGA ATAAGGAGGGAGAAAATCAGTGAACGGATGAAATATCTTCAGGATCTTGTGCCTGGTTGCAACAAG GTCACCGGCAAAGCTGTGATGCTCGATGAGATCATTAACTATGTACAGTCTCTGCAAAGGCAGGTTGAG TTCCTCTCAATGAAGCTTGCAACAGTAAACCCACGGCTAGATTTTAATATTGATGGGCTCCTGTCAAAAGAT ATCCTCCAGTCTCGAGCAGGTCCTTCATCCTCACTCGCCTTTCCACCTGATATGACCATGCCATATCCTCCCTTACATCCATCACAAGCTGGAATTCTTCAATCTGGTCTTCCTGGTTATGGAATTCCTAATGATGCATTTCGTAGAGCCATCAATCCCCATTTAGCCACTACTAGTTGTGGGCCTGGTGACTACAAGGATCCTTCATCTCAG GCTCCGAATGTATGGGATAATGAGCTACATAATGTTGTCCAAATGGGATTAAATTCAAGTGCACCCTTATCTAGTCAAGATTTAAGTG GTTCTCTGTCATCAGGACAGATGAAAGCAGAATCTTGA